The Variovorax sp. RA8 genomic sequence TGGAGATCGGCGATCGCCTGGCGGCTGGTTTCCTTCACGGTATCGGCGACCGCGAAAATACCCAGGACATTGGCGTCATCCATCAGCAGCACGGCGGTCTTGCCTTGGCGTTCCAACGCTTGCAGCTGCGATTGCAGCGGCGACTCGCTCAGGCCGCGCTCCTGGGCCAGCCGATGATTGCCCATATGCAGCATCCGACCTTGCACCGATCCGCGCACGCCACGCCCCGGCAGTGCGGCGAAGGCCTCGACGTCTTGCAGCACGACGCCGTCCCTCAGAGCGCTGCGCGCGATGGCTTGAGACACCGGATGATCCGAACGCGAGGCCAGGCTGGCCGCCCAGGCTGCCACCGTGCGCCCATCGCCATTGAGGGCCACGAAATCGGTCTGTTCGGGCTTGCCGTGAGTGAGTGTCCCGGTCTTGTCCAGGGCGAGGACCTTGAGCTTGCGGCCACCCTCCAGGTACACACCGCCTTTGATCAGGATGCCCCGGCGCGCCGCTGCGGCCAGGCCACTGACGATCGTCACCGGCGTGGAGATCACCAGCGCGCACGGGCAGGCGATCACCAACAGCACCAGGGCCTTGTAGATCCAATCCATCCAGTCAGCGCCCATGGCCAAGGGCGGGATCGCGGCGACGAGCAAGGCTAGGGCGAACACGGCGGGCGTGTAGACGCGCGCAAACTGATCGACGAAGCGCTGCGTCGGCGCCCGACTGCCTTGCGCAGACTCGACGGCGTGGATGATGCGCGCCAGTGTTGAGTCATTTGCGCCGGCCGTGACCTTGTACTCGAACGAGCCGGTTTCGTTGATCGTGCCGGCGAAAACCTGATCTCCCTCGGCCTTCTCCACGGGAAGGCTTTCCCCGGTGATGGGCGCCTGGTTGATGGCCGAGCGCCCCGAGGCGATCACCCCATCGAGCGCGATGCGTTCGCCAGGCCGCACACGCACCAGGGCCTGCAGCGGCACCTCCTTGGCAGGCACCTCGTTCCAAGACCCGTTGTCTTGACGAACAGTCGCTGTCGCGGGAGCGAGATCCATCAGGCCACGAATGGCATTGCGTGCGCGGTCCAACGACTTGGCCTCGATCAGTTCGGCAAGGGCGAACAGAAACATGACCATCGCAGCCTCCGGCCAATGGCCGATCGCCATCCCGCCCGTGACCGCAATGGACATCAGGGCGTTCATGTTGAGGTTGCGGTTCTTCAGGGCGATCCAGCCCTTCTTGTAGGTGCTCAATCCTCCAGTGAGGATCGAGACCAGCGCGAGCGCTACAACCGCCCAGTGGTTTCCGTTGTTGATCCAAAAGACGACTTCGGCCAGTACCGCGGCGACGCCGGACACCGCCATCGGAACCCAGTTGGTCCTTTGCTCTGTCGCCTCGGTGTCGAGCGGCTCGTCGCTCTGGCGCACCACCGTCTCGAAGCCCAGCGACTCGATGGCCTGGACGGCGGAGCCGATCGCCTCCGGTGCGTGCTTGACCGTCAGCGTGCGCTGCATCAGGTTGAACTGAAGATCACCGACGCCGGCCATTCCTTGCAGCTTGCCGCGGATCAACCCTTCCTCGGTCGGACAATCCATCTTCGCGATGTGCAGCACCGTCGTGGCGCCCGGCGCATCCCGGCGTTCGGCTTTCATGCCGATGGACGTCAGCGCCTTCTCGATGGGGTCGGTCGTAGGCAAGGTGTGGCTGACCGAAAGTACGCGCTGCATGAGGTTGAAGTCCATGGCGTGAATGCCGCTCACCTTGCCCAACCGATCTCTGATCAGCGCTTCTTCCGTAGGGCAGTCCATGTTCTCGATGCGATAGGTCACTCTGGAGGTGTGCGCATCGAGATTCGGTACCGCGTCAGGCGCTACAGCAAGCGGAGCATCGACCAGAGAAACGGGAGCCTCCGAGGCAGGCGTGTGCGGCCCCTCTTCATCGACCCGTGCTGTCATGCCGATCGAGGCCAGGATCGATTCCATCTCAGCACGGACCGGTTCCACATGTGTCACCGCCAAGGTGCGCTGGTGAAGGTCGAACTGCAGGTCCTGCACCCCCTTGAGCTTCTGCAGGTGCGAGCGAATGAGCTTTTCCTCGCTCGGACAGTCCATGTTCTCAATGCGGTAGAGGGTGCGGACTGTGTCGTCAGCACGCCGAGCGTGCATACCGACGGATCGCAGGCACGCCTCGAGCATGTCTGCCGAGGCCAGTCTGTGGAAGACAGTCAGTGTTCGGCGGGGCAGGTCGAACTCCAGCCTCTCCAGCCCGGAGATGCCGTCGAGAGTGCGGCGGACGAGGGCTTCCTCGTTGCGGCAATCCATGTTGTCGATATGGAACACCGTTTTCCGCGGGGACTGGCCCTGGCGATGCGCGTTCATACCGACCTCTGCGAGAGCCTGCTCGATCGGATCAAGGGAGGCCAGGTCGTGGGTGACCTTCAGGGTCCGCCCCTGAAGATCGAAGGCGAGCCCGTGCACCCCGGTCACTTGCCCAAGTCGATTGCGAATGAGCTTTTCTTCGCTTGGGCAGTCCATATTGTCGATGCGGTAGACCGCTTCCTCGGCGCCGCTGCCCGCGGCTCCAGTGTCCGGATTTTTGGCGCCGCATCCGCAGGGGGTGGCTGGGTCTTTGCTCATCTCGATTCCTCAGTTGGCGTCCGGGTTTTCCCGCATCATCAAGAGTGGACAACCTCTAGTAGGTATAGAGTCAAGCATTTGGGGAGATGACCATGCTGCGGATTGGCGAGCTCGCAAAACGTGCCGATTGCCTCGTGCAGACGGTCCGCTTCTATGAAGGCGAAGGTCTCCTGCCTCAGCCCGCGCGTAGCGAAGGCAACTTCAGGCTCTATGACGACAGCCATCTGGAGCGGTTGCGGTTCATCCGAAGGTGCCGTGCCAGGGACATGACCCTGGAAGAGGTCCGCCATCTGCTGGGATTTCGTGATCATCCCGAACTCGACTGCGGCGAGGTCAACGAATTGGTGGATGCCCATATCGCGCAGGTGCGCGCCAAGATCCAGGACCTCAAAGAGCTTGAACGACAGCTTTCGGAGCTGCGCCGTTCGTGCGCTACCAGCCGTTCGGCGCGGGATTGCGGCATTCTGAATGGCTTGGCCCAACTGTCCGATTGAAGGCCGGCCCATTCCACCCGGACATCCTTCGCCAGGAAACTCGGACGCCGCGGACGGCGATCTTGCTCGCCAGCGCCGTCCTTGGGCGACTGCGAACCCTCTTCGAGGCGGTGCCGACGGAAAAGCCGAAGCGAAGCACCGCGAGCCTCTAAAATGCGAATACTTCATATTCGCACTTAACAACATGACCGTCCTCGGCTCCATCCGCACTCGGGTTCTGGTACTTGCGTCGCTGTTTACCATGGCGTGCTGGTCGGCCTGGGGCGCGGAGGCACCAGCGACTGACAAAGCCAGGCAGGCCTGGCAACTCCTTGACTACGTTGCTGTGGACTACGGTGGCGCCGTGCGCAACGGAAAGGTCGAGAGCGCGGCGGAATACGAGGAGATGAAGGAGTTCGTCGCGACTGCCTCGCAGCAGCTCGAGACGCTTCCGAACACTGCGGCGCTTCCGGAACTTCGACGCCAGTCCTCCAGACTGAGCGAACTCGTTGCACAGAAGTCCGACCCGAAGACCGTCGGCGACGCGGCCCACGCGCTCGCTGCAGCACTGGTCAAGGCCTACCCGTTTCCCCTGTCGCCCGCGAAGGCGCCGGATCTGACGCGCG encodes the following:
- a CDS encoding heavy metal translocating P-type ATPase, with the translated sequence MNAHRQGQSPRKTVFHIDNMDCRNEEALVRRTLDGISGLERLEFDLPRRTLTVFHRLASADMLEACLRSVGMHARRADDTVRTLYRIENMDCPSEEKLIRSHLQKLKGVQDLQFDLHQRTLAVTHVEPVRAEMESILASIGMTARVDEEGPHTPASEAPVSLVDAPLAVAPDAVPNLDAHTSRVTYRIENMDCPTEEALIRDRLGKVSGIHAMDFNLMQRVLSVSHTLPTTDPIEKALTSIGMKAERRDAPGATTVLHIAKMDCPTEEGLIRGKLQGMAGVGDLQFNLMQRTLTVKHAPEAIGSAVQAIESLGFETVVRQSDEPLDTEATEQRTNWVPMAVSGVAAVLAEVVFWINNGNHWAVVALALVSILTGGLSTYKKGWIALKNRNLNMNALMSIAVTGGMAIGHWPEAAMVMFLFALAELIEAKSLDRARNAIRGLMDLAPATATVRQDNGSWNEVPAKEVPLQALVRVRPGERIALDGVIASGRSAINQAPITGESLPVEKAEGDQVFAGTINETGSFEYKVTAGANDSTLARIIHAVESAQGSRAPTQRFVDQFARVYTPAVFALALLVAAIPPLAMGADWMDWIYKALVLLVIACPCALVISTPVTIVSGLAAAARRGILIKGGVYLEGGRKLKVLALDKTGTLTHGKPEQTDFVALNGDGRTVAAWAASLASRSDHPVSQAIARSALRDGVVLQDVEAFAALPGRGVRGSVQGRMLHMGNHRLAQERGLSESPLQSQLQALERQGKTAVLLMDDANVLGIFAVADTVKETSRQAIADLQAQGIRTLMLTGDNQHTAQAIAAQVGIAEARGDQLPEDKLKTIEELVGREGQVGMVGDGINDSPALARADIGFAMGAAGTDTAIETADVALMDDDLRKIPTFIRLSKTTANVLTQNIVLALGIKAVFIALTFSGHATMWMAVFADMGASLLVVFNGLRLLGATTTPEPTAAQVLKPA
- the cadR gene encoding Cd(II)/Pb(II)-responsive transcriptional regulator, with product MLRIGELAKRADCLVQTVRFYEGEGLLPQPARSEGNFRLYDDSHLERLRFIRRCRARDMTLEEVRHLLGFRDHPELDCGEVNELVDAHIAQVRAKIQDLKELERQLSELRRSCATSRSARDCGILNGLAQLSD